The Ostrea edulis chromosome 1, xbOstEdul1.1, whole genome shotgun sequence genomic sequence atttaacattaaataattTCTATGTGAAAATTGAAGATTAGACTTCATATCAACAATCAGTTTCATAAGTTTTTAGTTAACAACGTATCCCAATTTCAACCTGTCTTGACAAATGCATGAAAAGAAATTAAACTTGGAGATGGACTTTTCCAAAAGATGAtctttgaagaagaaaaaaaaatactcgTATTTGCTGCAAAGGAGTACCATTTTGTAGAAAGTATAGAACTATCAAATGTTCTGAAAGTGCAATCAGAGCATAGAATATTTTaagcattgtaaaaaaaaaaaaaaaaaaaaaaaaaaaaaaaaaaaccgggggtgggggtggaagTGGTGGTGATGATGATAGGTACACAAATATCTAAATGTTATTAACAATATCGAGATAAGTAAGATTTTCTTAAATGAGAAATAAGTTTATAATTATTGTCTTAGAATATCAGAATTTGCTGTTAAAATAACATAACAGTAGATGTGAACATTTGCTATCATCATGTCATGcatgtttcatccaatgtagtattttttaaaattatttctaaataaatgCATAGCGAgacaaaaaaagaaaatgatggagaaaaataaataagaattgCATTGAATATAGTCGTTAAAAGTTTACTGTATAGTCTTATTGAATATGATTGGGAAAAAAGATTATCAGTTGTATCAATAATAAAGtacaccgccacggcacatgatacgcccgtcacatattgttaacagtatagattgtacccattaaaacatttttttaattatcaccttaattaaatgtcacagtgaccttaaagtaggatgcgacacaccttctacctaagatgcattagttgaccaattttggtgattctaggtctaatagttttcaagttatgagccagacaagtttttgccatatatggccatatcttcttaatgaaaagtcacagtgacctggttttaatgtgcgacacaccttctacccaagatgtatctacagacaaagtttgatgattctaggccttgtagtatttaagttacgggtcggacacgaaaaagctaacagacggacggacagacggatatcttcttaatgaaaagtcacagtgacctggttttaatgtgcgacacaccttctacccaagatgtatctacagacaaagtttgatgattctaggccttgtagtatttaagttacgggtcggatacgaaaaagctaacagacggacggacatgaacgccataccataatacgtcccgtcttaagacgggcgtataaaaattaaaaatctataATGAGTAATGCACTCAATCAAAAGCAAGCGGACTCTTCCGAAGCGTAAAAGCTAAGTATCAAATTCCGTAACATTAAGACAACATCTATTCTCGTTAATGAAGGGTTCGTTGTTTAACGAAATCATTCCAAATAATATACTGGGAAAACAATGATTTTAAGTCAAGGCAACGGAGAGTAGTTGTCTCAATTGTTGTACATTCCTGAACCACTCTTTCAATAAACCGATAAACCCTATTTCTAATCAATATATCTcgcttacatttatatttcaaacatacTATCAATTTTTTCGTAAACATACGGAAGAAATTACCCCTTTTTAAATATGCTTTGAAtagtaatttcaattttgaataaTAATTAAGCAAGTCTATATCATTATTGTTTTATGAAATGTTAAATGAATGTGttcatttgaaaatcatttcaCACCAAATATTAATCATTAGTCATTATAGGAATTTACTAACATTGACATTATATTGATGCAGACGTGATATATGGTTTTTCAACATCCAACGTGTTCGCGTAACTCGTCCTCATCTTTCATGCACATCTACGGAATCTTCTATGACGTCAGGCAAAGCGTCACTCCGCTGTTTCGCAATTCTTCGTTTCGGATACAAGTTTTTCGGCTTGCCGTTGCTCATTTTAAGGCCCCCGTTTTCAAAATGCTGAGGTCGAATCTCGTTGACATATTTAACTTTCTCTGCCGCAGCTGGGGGGATCTCTACTGGGGATAGAGTGAAGTGATTTGAGGGTGAAAACGCTTTTTCATCCTTCTTGTCTGGTAGAGTGAGGTTTGGCGCGAATTTATTTGTACGACCAGTGAGCCAACAAGTCGCGTATTCAGTGCCCTGCAAAAGAAAAACGTGGACTTTAATTACGGGTTACAATACAGAATTGTTAATAATAATTGATACTCTATACTCATATTTTGTAACATTTTCCTAACTTTTGCCTCAataattgtatacatttttcacaGTGCAGCGAGtgttatttccccctgaattCAGGGGCATACAACACGTTACGGTCCTCCATTCATTGCGTTATTATACAATATAAGGAATAGATAATTTACTATTTCTGATTGTAATTATATCAGGATATTtgtaagaattaagtgtaattaGACAATAATACGactgtacaataattttagtcattaattatttatgGGTCCCTTGTGTGACTCTTCGCAGTAAAAATCAGGGTAAGGATGTCTTTAGTATATcagaaatttttatttatacatgtatatacataattttttatcaatattttcgatgACCAGAAATTACAAGTGCAACTAACGCATGTATTTATTGATTTGTAATCATTTCACACTGCggacaaaaatatgtacatcaggTGTCAATGAACGGAACATGTTAAGTATATCGAATCCGTATTTCTAATGTAATCTTCCTGTCAAAATCTGTTTACTCGCgtgtgattcaatcttttgaaactTAACATCTGTGTAAATCAACTCACACAAATGTTaacatataataaataattatcaagcacatacatgtagcaatagaGCTTGAAGGTTGTAGGGGTTGTTGTCCCTTTCCCCCGACAACAATCTTTTTctgttatcattacatgcaaagttggttatgtttttaaaaacaagataGTATAAGATTGTATCCGAATTTTAGAATTTAAGAAGCTAATGaatcacaccccccccccattcccCCAAGATTTAGGATTTAGAGCTTTATGTTTTGAtataatatttgtttttgattGTAGCgaacttttcaaacaatttcTTAGTCAACTTCTcaggctgcccccccccccccccccttgaaaagcGATGTTACATGCCTgattaaatcttttaatttccAGGTGTCTGTTAATTTGTTTCACAGATTACTCCTGAAATTCCTGGTACTAATTGTATCATAACATGGACAGAATTAAGCATAAAATACTGCTAAAATCCCCTTTCCCGATCCCTTTCATTTGACGAAATGTACGCACATAAGTGTTCtctataaaatcgaagaaattaAACCTTCTTATTACTAGAGATGTGATACAATCTGTTCAAACTCAGCTGATAATAATAAAGACCGTGGAACCGCAAgctgtactacatgtataacctGTCTCTTTATACTCTATCATCCGAAACTTAGAACCGCATTGGCAGTccccaacttccggtgtaagggcAGTAACAGCAAAACTGTAGGCAATTGAAGTAGTAGCCATACCTTTACAATGAGCAACCCTGATCTTTCGATGGAAAAATTATTTTGTGATATGATCATATTTCTCATTTCCAGTGTAATGTGAATTTTGGACGGGTCACATGATCTGGATAGGCTACGAACTATTTCCGGTAAGTCACTGAGTAACACAAATTGAGGGGTGTCTGTCTCCACTATTCCGCTAGCGGTAGATCCCACATGTGCTCCAATACTTAACTGAAGCATTCGTAGATCATCTGGCGTACAGTTTGAATCCTCCAGATGTTCCCTGCACAAAAAATCTACACACATATGCGCTGTTTTATTGGCAATTTCGTTAACGTTTTCGGTGGTGTCACCAATACCAAGCACTATGGTGAACGAGGTCCCGGTCGAACAGTATCTGAATGCTGAATACTTGTCCACCAGAAGATCTATGTATGAACAGAGACTACTTAGTTTGTTCAGTTTTTCTGTCGGGTTTAGATCTTTGTATTCATCTTCTCTACTCATCACCTCTAAGCAGACCACACCGAGTGTTTTAACGTCTTTCTGATCCAGAGACTCGCCATTTGATAGGACATTAGCAATTTGACTGGGGATAATACTTGCCATCATGGTGTCGAATTGCTTCTTGGAGTTCTCTAGTTCCGTTGTTTTCTCTTCAACACATTCTTCGAGATGCTGTGTATATTCTTCCATAGACTGAATAACACTATCCATCACTGTTTTTCTCAAAGGGTTGTTTCTCTTGAGTAGTTTCAATATTTGTTCGAAGGATGGTCGACTGCTTGGATTATCCGTCCAGGCTATCTCCATCACTTGCCTAATTGACACTGGTATGTCTAACTGAATTTTTGGTCGAAGGTTGCTTGTGCATATTCCGTGAAGGATTTCGTCTACTGCGGACGTTCCTAGATGTTCACTATATGGTTCCTCTTGACTGTAAATTTCTTGTAAAAGAATTGCAAAACTGTAAACATCTGATTGTGGTGTATGAAAGCATCTGTAATTCGCTCTGAGTATTTCAGGCGCCACCCAAAAGTCTTTGCATGTTATATTTTGCTTCGTtaatgtgtagctgtagatGTCTTCCGTCAAATAAGCGGCATTTTCTTTCCCATTTTCCAAGGTGAGTAGTCGTAGAAATTCCCAGTCGCCCACTTTTACAGTCcatttattatcaacaaaaCAAACGTTTGCCTTGAGATTCCCATGAACAAAATGTTGCGCATGTAGAAATAACATTCCACTGCAAATATCAAGGGCTAAAGCAAGCTTGTAATCATTCGTCATAGTAATTCTATTGTCTTGTAATAAATCGGCTAAAGAACCTTTGCGACAGAATTCTCCAATGACATATTTTTCATTGTCTATAGATGTTATACCGAAAAACCTGACAATATTTGGATGAGATATTTTGTTTCTGATCTTAAGCATCTCTTGCTTCATTGGTTTTGTCAGATTTTTCAGTTTTTTCAATTCTAATAACCTCACTCCAATGTCATAGCCGTTCCATTTACCAGGCCACTGCAATACTTTTTCAATAAGATGATCAAGTTCGTCTTTCCCCATTGAGTTCTGTGCAGATTGCAGCGACCTAGCGGAACGAGCGAAGATTGAAGAAGCCCTTGAAGAAGAGTTGTTTCGCGCGTCTTGATAGAACACTATATCTTCAATGGGAATAAACCAATCATTACTATTAATCATTTTCCAGTATTTAATCCTTTGATACAATATATATCCTCCAAGTGCACCAACAACCAACACAGACAACGGCACAGCAACGGCAACAGCTGTGATCCAAGAATTGTCAACAACTTTCCCCTCGTTTTCAATGTCGGCTAAAACTTGTTGCCAGACGTTCTGTCCGTTGCACTGAACATGTTGAAGAACATCCCTCCGCACGCGCTGAACAAGATCTGAACTAAGCGGTGCAAACCCAAGTATTTCACATTCATGTCGTGGAGCGGATTCCGTCATTGCCCAATATATATATCGTATGAGTTCTTTGGATGCCACGCAATCTGTCATGTTTGTCTTGTAAATTATAAAATGCGTGAAACCAGCTATTGAGTATGATCCTGAGTTCTGAGCATGGGTGATAGGAAAATTTAATTCTGTATTCAAAGCAGAGAAATAATCCATAGCCTTTTGAACTGCGGTTGCGGTAGGATACATGTACTCACCAACATCGTTTTGGACAAGCGCCGTGTGAACTACCCATTCATGAACATCTGCTACAGATAAATAACCTATCGAATTCTCAAATGATAAAAGTAATCCATTCATGCCATCTGTCTGTACTGCATAATACGATATCACATTTGGATCCCAACGGTAAGGATGTCCAGATGTATTTAACCCTTCTGAAAAATAACCATAGGTTAAATTCCATTGCTCATCTACCTCTGCTAAAGCATGCGTAAAGAGATCTGTAGAGCCAGATTTGTCGGCTCTTGCTAGGACAATAATTTTTGCATCTGGAAGAGTGCAGTTTGGGTTGTTTTCTTTGAATATACTATGGTTCCAGTGGGTGTAAGTGCCATTGTAGATCCCCACAATCTGTGCTAGAGACAGTCGTAACTGCTGTTCCAGCTGCATATTGTACCCAACCGCAATAGCCCTGCAAGCAGAGTGATCAATGTAATAGAGCAGATGCGTTTAATATgtgtttaaacaatatttatatagtcaattaattcaattttgggACATGTTATGCgatataacctggtttgggccAGTACgatttataatccgcgaagctAGGTTATATCGCATAATATGCCCAAATATTAAATTGGATCCTTATGAATTAATGCAAAAAGACAAGAGTACAAGGCTTCATTTATcaaagctgtatgatccgatgttcatgtattattgttgtccCCCAATtatatgcttgaaaacatttgcatgtaaaagaaaacagttaGAAGATTGTATAGTGCGGTacgcataaattatacattgtcTGTTAGGCGTCTATAAATAACTCCACGCGCGTCAGAGGAATCCCAGCATGATGCATTAActcagacgcaactgtctaatattaaggctgaaagagcgtaaaagaggtatttgatgttttatttctcttaaactTATGGGACGGTaatgttgtaacaaaatacactgGTTTACACAGAACGAGACTGTCACTTGAGATGGCCGAGTGACGGTTGTTATAGTAAAGACCGATTTGAAATAAAGTAATTCTGggtaaaacaggtgaaataatgtatgacatgtcgtacagcctcataaatacgtacgtgcgatgatttaacagCGGTTTTACAAGGTGGAAAAATTGTCGGAATTCGGACCATACTCGTACAGctttaaaatgtacatacacaaTGATAAATACAAATTACTTGCGCCGCGCAAGGATTCACATAGCAACCATCGACGAAGTGCGAATGTTATGGTGTCCGAATAGGGCCATGTGCAAAAACGTAATAGCGCGTTTCTGAAAACGCACTATcccgctaacacacaacacgccgtcgcatatattgcatatatgattaatattctttttttttcaaatgcatGTTATTTATTCGTCGTGATTTTGCTAATATctaaacatatttaaaactttgattatCAAAAGCACATTGGATCATAGATACCgctgctgaaaaaatgaaactaTAAATCAGTACAATACAAATCTTATTGTTATTCAAATAGTTGTTTTGAATTAAATACAGAAATTATAATATGTAGAAATTTTAATCATCAACATACACTTCGTTCAAACCCTAATTATATCATAATTTACTTACTGAATGTCACAAGTATTCACATTAATAaagaccacccccccccccctcatctTTTCTCGGGTTTGGAAAAGACACTTCGGACTGGTTTAGGTTCTTAATATCTTGATCGAATTTGCCTTGAAGCAAATTATCATAATATCTGAGCTCgtatatttatttatgaaaagacattgattacatatttcaaaaagCACATGTGATGctctgaaaatacatgaaaagtATACGACAATGACAATATCTTTATTATCTGAAACTGATTTACAGTGTAGAGAAATAAACATAATGAACGTAATATAGATGTACATTAAAGTCGTGGGATAAAGGTAcattttagagagagagagagagagagagagagagagggaatACAATGTTTTCAGTGGGTGGATTGATTAACCTGGAGAACATACTCTCTCtgaaatgattttgataaatttacTTAAATTGAGTAATTTACTTCTGTTTTGTGTATTAAAAGGCTGTCTATCTTTTAGGTTGttaaatgtagtacatgtagaataatgaacaaaaaatacataaaattaaatttggTGTGTTAAATGttaacaaagaaaacaaaaccatACTAGTACATTTCACTTTGCATttaatgtaatataaatatgtaaTGTCAATATTTAATCATTGTTGAGAAAATTAGATTCAGAAACGTCAACttatttataataatgataataacacGTGAATATAACGAAATACAATTCATCAGAGTCAATTTAGTGTTTTGGTGAATAAATTACATATGCTAGTATATAGCACGTGTATGTATCTAATACACCCTGTTTAAAGTAAATGACGTTGTTCCTAAAACAGCAAACATTGCATCCGAATCACGTGATCTCGTCTTCTGTATTGAACAAGATACCCTAGCCTAGGTCACGCAAGCCGTTTGACTTCCCACTCAAACTTTTGTCTcgtagaacactgcattgacaaacgtgtaggtgacctagactaAAGATACCCTAGGTAGGTTATTGAGTTCAAACAGGTTTCCAAAATAGAGAGACTCTACTAAAAAATTTGCTAacgttttaaaaacttttttaaaatcatcgATATGGGGTACATTTATCGCCAtacgaaattaaaaaaaagttttttaataatataCCAGTATAACTTAAATGATTTAACTGTACCAACCATTGTCCTTATATTTTCAGATATTTAAAAGTATGGGCGGGGCCAAAATGCCTATGGCAATTTCAGCTAATGAGGAAACCCCAAGCTTAAACTCTGCGTTATATACCGTTTGTTGCGAATTTATGCGCAGtgtaacatttaaatcataaaggTACATATGTTAATGAGTTGAACCGTGTAAATCTTAATTTGAaacaagaatatatatataaatatcggGGGTCGTTAGCATATAGTTATTTAACTTTTTCCTTTTATaggatcacagttcgttatcttaacacctttcttttcttttttccccaaaagattgattgattgtatactgaatatttcactcatatgaaattcaaaattcaatatttcactcatcttttttcaaaaGAAAGGCGTGTATTGCAGTGTCTATATCTCTGAAAGATAGTGGCGATAGAAAAAGTTAATGTTGTATGATTTATTAATGTCATACATGTTTATGAATTTCTTTGATTAGAAGCCTGTAATGATTTCATCAGTGATGCGTTTGCGTAAACTTGATCAAACAAATGTTTTTTATCCAATGTAAATCTGTTCCGCAGAATAGGACCATAGGGATCACTTTGGTATTTCTTTTACAAACGGATATCGACAACTCTGCCGCAAGATGATTTAAGGCTAAAGTAAAAcgtttgtttttcttttgagATCACGTGATTTCGGTTGGATAAAAGATATCAAAACAAACACGATAAtccaaatgaaatttgaaaagtaTAATATTCTTGCAGCAATAATCTAAAATTAGTGTTTGACGTCGAAGCAGTGCTTTTAAGGCACACTGAGTGTATTTTTGCACTGATAATTATTCATTCGATTTCGAACCTGTATTGATTGTTACAGGAAAAGACGATTAACGAACTAATACAAAGTATGTTGTGTTCTGTAGACGAGTTTGTTATTCACCTTGCTTAATTTGACTCCTTGAGAAATGCATTCATTTGATTATATGTAAAAAGAATATATCacaatgatgaaaaaaaaaacacccaagaATATTGAGAAGTAGATGACGAACAAATCTCAAACTATAACGATAAGGAAGCATTAGAATGAAGGGGGAAATCATTAACTCGTCAAACCTAGAAAAGATCTCCAAATTACGAGAATAGGTCTCAAACTTACGAGAACAGGTCTCAAACTTAAGAGAATAGGTCTCAAATTACGAGAATAGGTCTCAGAAGTACGTGAAAATATCTTGAGGAAAGATCTCAGACTTTTGAGAAAAGATATTGTAATTACGGGATAATATTAGGTTGACATATCAATTTATtacataaaaatgataaataacaTTGGGAATGCCAAGACCATGTTTATAACATTATATGATTTGAAAAGGCATATCACACCATCAGACGCAGATATCTCATTAATTGATTTAGCAATGCTAAAGACACACAGAGACTCAACATTAAGTTCGATCTTCTTTTGTAACGAAAAACATAGTACTGTGGAAAACTTATCCCAACTGGAATTTGAAATACTAGATGGGATCTCTACACAGTATAAAAGACATCAATAAGAATAAGTTTCACGGATCGGATAGGtttttaacatatacatgtaatatctcgGTGTTATGTGATTGTAATTGGCAGGAAAAACAACACGAACCGTTAGAACATGTTAACAATATTAGTGTTTGCTTTATGAAAATGTCTTCGCTGTTCCTGTACTAATTTTAACTAATCGGAACGAGTAGGACCCCACGACGGGATTCGACATATTCGTGGCAAATGTGTCACTTAAAGATGCTGCAACATTGAAGCGCATTTATCTTTTACTTCTGATTAACAATCTACACTTGAAAATTAATAATATACTCTTCTCTAATTATTCTCTCAGGTCTTGAAAAGAAAGTCAGAGAGTGGTAATACTTCACCGCCGTAACCAATCGCGCACAGGGGGCGTTGAAGACCATGAAAAGTTAGACGGCGACCCAGAATAGAAAGGGTGACGGAAGTAGTACAAAGGCTCAACTCCGAGTGCCATCCAGGAAGGGACAACTATTGGAATTTATAATACATTTGAAATCTTATTGACAAAGGCAATGATGTAAGGtttatattttgtgaaatttcaAGTCTTTGATAGAGTCTGACACAAAGGTATTCTTTATAAGTTACAAGCCTATGGCAAGTGAAAGGCGaagtaacgaacagtgatcaatcccgtACAAAAgattaaattcttcaaaaacatgcttcagttttagacacatttaatatcccagtcaatatGTCGAATGAACATGAATTGTCGTACCCGGTACCTAtaatggattcctaaacttcataaaaatcgTTACAAActaagatacattgctggatccagtacgTGTTCTAacaagcctctatctttgctcctcacgaacatattaacagctgtgaaggagaaacttcaaacatactgtgccattacatatgctagaagtggtgtaaatcaaaagtggattctaaaaaattctgaagaacGTTTAGTTAAACTTAAAATCGCAAAGTTTTGCTCAAATCAACACCATCAAAACgtataacttttcaacactacacaaccattcctcacgataaaataaagactagattttttgacatcatagacgttacttcttcaacaaaaatggaaaacggaaatattcatatgaagtgaTAAGTCATCcacaaaattactttgttaaacaccactttgttaaagtccacgcacaagtactctgaagttgaaattaaaaaatatgcttgagttcctcattgacaatatgttcgtagtctttggtgatcaggtcctccaacagactgttggaattcccatggacctgaattgtgcttctttgttagctgacctgtttttatattcatatgaagcagaatttattcaaaaacttctacatgagaagaaacaatctattgctgtggccttcaatgcgacatttagagaTATCttcgacgttttatctattgacaatgctaattttcattcatacatgtatgtcgattcgatatgtccctgtgaactcgaaataaaagacaccacagactcatccacttctgcttcatactttgatattttattgaaaataaatatcaattactTTAAACTAACAGCTCAACTTTGTGataaacgggataatttcagcttctccatcgtcagcttctcCATTATGACCTGCatatgtggtgtttatatctttcaactgatttggtactcaagagcttgttctgcgtatgatcagtttttaaatcgaggcaggctactgacaaataagtttgcaaattccatggtcgtaaTGACGATCTAgttttgccagtacaacctatcattgggtcaaatgctgtctgacttgtttcaaactgatttttacgtcgttcctggcacactaattttgacaatggataactccgtttacctgatcaagatataggactcacggcaggtgtgactggtcgacaggggatgcttactcctcttaggcacctgatcccatctctggtatatcaaggggtccgtgtttgaccaactctctatttttgtattgcttataggggttatgagattgatcactgttcgttatcttcatctttcataagTAATAGAAAATAAAGAGTCGCCTCAGTGATAAAGGATCAACTGTAAATATATGCGTTCCATACTGTTCCAATGTTTTGGCCTTTGATATCGCTACAAATTCTATGAGAGTCATTTCCTCTTGAATTCGCTGTAGTTGTGAACAGTTCGTGTATGAAtcatgatcaatatcataatagtgtgtctattttaacggctgggaatccCGACAAAAATAAAAGGAGAGTGGacatatataaaatgaatttcatttttgaaaatccaTGAAGAATGTTGACACGAAGCGTCGCAGCTCATACCCTAATGTAGTTTCAAAAATGGCATTTGTTTCTTAAATGAATGATAGTTTAAAACGTGTTTGCGTGATGTATAATAATGTTAAATCAAGATTACGTCGATCTTTGCTCAAACTATGACGTAATGAAATATAATGGATGATTTGCATAATCTCATTATAGACATGTTCTACATACATaagaagagacattatttgtcgaaatgcgcatctggtgcatcaaaattggtatcgtataagttttacatgtatgagagagagagagagagagagagagagagagagagagagagagacggtAAACAAACGCTACGGATCCTCTGAGCGAGTCACATTTataggtgtttttttttctctgtgGGAATTTTGATctgatttttattcaaaatatttactttGCAATTAGATTTCTATCTGTTGCCAAATTCCTTCGAATTTTTCGTCATTTGTAATAGatacaaattataatattaaaacatcaTATC encodes the following:
- the LOC125678211 gene encoding guanylate cyclase 2G-like, which gives rise to MSKILPIFIQGFLCLISVSFFIDGAFALIHVKGKGTTFPYEVYKLWQPSYTVYRQAHASLEMQYDGIGNVAAKEALYQNVDIEYASIETIISSDEQNDHPDLIEFPVMAGAIAVGYNMQLEQQLRLSLAQIVGIYNGTYTHWNHSIFKENNPNCTLPDAKIIVLARADKSGSTDLFTHALAEVDEQWNLTYGYFSEGLNTSGHPYRWDPNVISYYAVQTDGMNGLLLSFENSIGYLSVADVHEWVVHTALVQNDVGEYMYPTATAVQKAMDYFSALNTELNFPITHAQNSGSYSIAGFTHFIIYKTNMTDCVASKELIRYIYWAMTESAPRHECEILGFAPLSSDLVQRVRRDVLQHVQCNGQNVWQQVLADIENEGKVVDNSWITAVAVAVPLSVLVVGALGGYILYQRIKYWKMINSNDWFIPIEDIVFYQDARNNSSSRASSIFARSARSLQSAQNSMGKDELDHLIEKVLQWPGKWNGYDIGVRLLELKKLKNLTKPMKQEMLKIRNKISHPNIVRFFGITSIDNEKYVIGEFCRKGSLADLLQDNRITMTNDYKLALALDICSGMLFLHAQHFVHGNLKANVCFVDNKWTVKVGDWEFLRLLTLENGKENAAYLTEDIYSYTLTKQNITCKDFWVAPEILRANYRCFHTPQSDVYSFAILLQEIYSQEEPYSEHLGTSAVDEILHGICTSNLRPKIQLDIPVSIRQVMEIAWTDNPSSRPSFEQILKLLKRNNPLRKTVMDSVIQSMEEYTQHLEECVEEKTTELENSKKQFDTMMASIIPSQIANVLSNGESLDQKDVKTLGVVCLEVMSREDEYKDLNPTEKLNKLSSLCSYIDLLVDKYSAFRYCSTGTSFTIVLGIGDTTENVNEIANKTAHMCVDFLCREHLEDSNCTPDDLRMLQLSIGAHVGSTASGIVETDTPQFVLLSDLPEIVRSLSRSCDPSKIHITLEMRNMIISQNNFSIERSGLLIVKGTEYATCWLTGRTNKFAPNLTLPDKKDEKAFSPSNHFTLSPVEIPPAAAEKVKYVNEIRPQHFENGGLKMSNGKPKNLYPKRRIAKQRSDALPDVIEDSVDVHER